The genome window ATAATGCCTTTTCCCTGTTTTCATCTCTTCCATAGTCTGCCCAGAACCTATCAGTTTATATTTGTAGGTGGTCAGTCCCTCCAGACCCATAGGCCCTCTTGCGTGCAGCTTGCCGGTGGCAATGCCGACTTCGGCACCGAGACCATAGACAAAGCCATCGGCAAAACGGGTGGAAACATTCCAGTAAACGCCAGCGCTGTCAACAGTATTCATAAAAGCAGATGCGGCCGAAGCATTCTCCGAAACGATGCAATCGGTGTGATGTGAACCGAAACGGTTTATATGCGCAACGGCTTCCTCCAGAGAGGAAACGATTTTTACGGAAATAATATAATCAAGGTATTCTGTAGACCAGTCAGCATCAGTAGCCTGTACGCAGTCAATCAGTTTCCGCACTTCTTCGTCGCCGCGGATTTCAACATTTTTATTCCGAAGGGAACGGTATACTTCGGGAAGAAAGCGGGCCGCGATATCCCTGTGAACCAGAAGGGTTTCAGCGGCGTTACAGACAGAAACATACTGTGTTTTGCTGTCGGTAACGATTTTGCAGGCCATTTCAGGATCAGCGTCGCGATCCACATATACGTGACAGATTCCGTCAGAATGGCCAAGTACAGGGATACGGCTGTTATCCATAATATACCGGACAAAGCTGTTGCTTCCGCGGGGGATGATCAGGTCAATCAGCGTATCCTCCTTCAGCATTTGAGCGACATCCTCACGTGTTTCCAGAAGCTGGGCGGTATCGGGAGAGAAACCGTTTTCCTCCAGCGCGCTGCGAACAAGGCCGCAGAGAACCTGATTAGTATGGATCGCTTCACGTCCGCCTTTCAGCAGGACAGCATTTCCGCTTTTAATACACAGGGATGAAATCTGAATAAGCGCATCAGGACGGCTTTCAAAAATAACTCCGATTACACCGATAGGACAGGAAACACGATAAAGCTTAAGTCCTTCTGTTATTTCGGTTGCGGCCAAAGTGTTACTGATCGGATCCGGGAGATCCACAAGGGCATAAAGGCCCGAGATTACCTGGCTGAGCTTTTCCTCGCCAAAGGTCAGGCGATGCAGAAGCGGAGACGAAAGGTTCTCCGCTTCTGCGGCATCCCTGTCTGCCTGGTTTGCCGCAAAAATGCTGTCTTTATTTTCTGTAAGGAGGCGCGCGAGGGATTTCAGAACCGCGTTTCTTTTATCGGATTCAGATACGGAAATCTGATAAAATCCGTTTCTTGCGCTTGCCGCAATCTCATGAAGGTCTTTCAAATCAATCACTCCTTTTGCGAGATTATAACAGACAAACCGACGATTGAAAAGGGAATCTGTACGTGTTATACTTTTGCGGGGAGGATATGGAAATGCCGCATCAGCAGGGAATTAAAATGATCGCCCAGAACCGCAAAGCTTTTCATGACTATTTTGTTGAGGAGAAACTTGAATGCGGCATAGCGCTTTTCGGAACGGAAGTCAAAAGCATCCGGCAGGGCAGGATAAACCTGAAGGAAAGCTGGGCACAGATCCGAAAGGGAGAGATATGGGTTGAAGGAATGCATATCAGCCCGTATGAGCAGGGGAATATTTACAATCGCGATCCCCTGCGCCCCAGGAAGCTGCTGCTGCACCGCCGGGAGATCCGTAAGCTTGACAGCCAGGTTATGCGTCAGGGATTTACGCTGATTCCGCTTGAAGTCTATCTGAGCAACGGACGTGTGAAAGTGCAGCTTGGATTGTGCAAGGGCAAACAGCTGCATGACAAGCGAGACAGCATGGCCCGGAAAGACGCGCAGCGTGAAATTCAGCGCGCGCTGAAGGAAAGACAAAGATAATTGTTGTTGTCACCCTGTATTTACCCGGGGATGATCCGGTTTCGACGGGGGTAACAGAGGTAGGATAAGCGAGCCGCAGACCCTGTACTGCGTATCAACGGGGAAAAACAATAACTGACAATAGCAATTACGCTTTCGCGGCTTAATGCCGCGCGTCGGCCCTGACCGCCTGCAGATCAGGTTCCCGGCGTCATTAATGCAGGGAACGAGTTTCGCCTAAGCTTTGCAGCGGAATCCGTAATCATGAAGCTACTCTGAATAATGTTTTTCCGCGGACATCATCCAGGGGAAAATCAACCACGGAATGCGCTCGGAGAAAGTCCTTCTGAAGTACTTTCGGACAGGGGTTCAACTCCCCTCATCTCCACA of Aristaeella lactis contains these proteins:
- a CDS encoding glutamate-5-semialdehyde dehydrogenase, which codes for MKDLHEIAASARNGFYQISVSESDKRNAVLKSLARLLTENKDSIFAANQADRDAAEAENLSSPLLHRLTFGEEKLSQVISGLYALVDLPDPISNTLAATEITEGLKLYRVSCPIGVIGVIFESRPDALIQISSLCIKSGNAVLLKGGREAIHTNQVLCGLVRSALEENGFSPDTAQLLETREDVAQMLKEDTLIDLIIPRGSNSFVRYIMDNSRIPVLGHSDGICHVYVDRDADPEMACKIVTDSKTQYVSVCNAAETLLVHRDIAARFLPEVYRSLRNKNVEIRGDEEVRKLIDCVQATDADWSTEYLDYIISVKIVSSLEEAVAHINRFGSHHTDCIVSENASAASAFMNTVDSAGVYWNVSTRFADGFVYGLGAEVGIATGKLHARGPMGLEGLTTYKYKLIGSGQTMEEMKTGKRHYTHVPLHENCPL
- the smpB gene encoding SsrA-binding protein SmpB, translating into MPHQQGIKMIAQNRKAFHDYFVEEKLECGIALFGTEVKSIRQGRINLKESWAQIRKGEIWVEGMHISPYEQGNIYNRDPLRPRKLLLHRREIRKLDSQVMRQGFTLIPLEVYLSNGRVKVQLGLCKGKQLHDKRDSMARKDAQREIQRALKERQR